In Symmachiella dynata, the following are encoded in one genomic region:
- a CDS encoding efflux RND transporter periplasmic adaptor subunit has translation MSRGCIRLTILSTFLLSSGLLAVLAIPAAGQDGDQPAQKTPQSAPGVVTIKRAQVKLIDQVELASAREGILKFVEPREGDIVHADQVVAGLKDEVARAEYDTAKAQAENDIEVRYATKAYEFAKKDLEKSEEANKQTRRAFADIDIQEKKLAADKAELQIEQAKWQFDVNKRKADAAKAVLEEFSVVAPFDGMVTDVKKSKGEAVRAGDVILEITSTRRLKVEGMLHYKDAWQIKQGMPVTVTLDVDEDILPAKQNVFKGRIKFVALEVDSVAKDVLITAEVENADGIMRAGLEATMTIDIRSADKREAAR, from the coding sequence ATGTCACGCGGATGCATTCGATTGACGATTCTGTCGACGTTCCTGCTCAGCTCAGGACTCCTCGCCGTTCTGGCCATTCCCGCTGCAGGCCAAGATGGCGACCAGCCGGCCCAAAAAACGCCGCAGTCCGCGCCTGGTGTGGTCACAATCAAACGCGCGCAGGTCAAACTAATTGACCAAGTGGAGTTAGCCTCAGCCCGCGAAGGGATTCTAAAATTTGTCGAGCCGCGTGAAGGGGACATAGTACACGCGGACCAAGTCGTAGCCGGACTGAAGGACGAAGTGGCGCGGGCGGAGTACGACACGGCCAAGGCACAGGCTGAAAACGATATCGAAGTCCGTTACGCCACCAAAGCGTATGAGTTTGCTAAAAAGGATCTCGAAAAAAGCGAAGAAGCCAATAAACAAACTCGGAGGGCATTCGCAGACATCGATATTCAAGAGAAAAAACTGGCTGCCGACAAAGCCGAATTGCAAATCGAACAGGCGAAATGGCAGTTTGACGTCAACAAGAGAAAAGCGGATGCTGCCAAGGCTGTGCTTGAAGAATTCTCCGTCGTGGCTCCCTTTGACGGCATGGTGACGGATGTTAAAAAGTCCAAAGGCGAAGCGGTCCGCGCGGGTGATGTTATCCTGGAAATCACCAGCACGCGACGCCTGAAAGTTGAAGGCATGCTGCACTACAAGGATGCTTGGCAAATCAAACAGGGCATGCCGGTCACTGTCACGCTTGATGTCGACGAGGATATTCTGCCAGCCAAACAGAATGTGTTTAAGGGACGCATCAAATTCGTAGCCCTAGAAGTCGACAGTGTCGCCAAAGATGTGCTGATCACCGCTGAAGTGGAGAATGCTGATGGCATCATGCGCGCCGGTTTGGAAGCGACCATGACAATCGACATACGTAGCGCCGATAAACGCGAAGCGGCTCGTTGA